The following coding sequences lie in one Synechococcus sp. PCC 7336 genomic window:
- a CDS encoding two-component system response regulator — protein MASDWEVLSANSIDEGVEIAERAELDAILLDGDRGEEDLLRVLTHPSTENLPVIAIVEGRPADWSSSSLRNVAAVISKASNPLSLAEQIARALHWPMPDFNN, from the coding sequence ATGGCATCTGATTGGGAGGTGCTATCCGCCAACTCAATCGACGAGGGGGTGGAGATCGCAGAGCGAGCCGAACTCGACGCTATTTTGCTGGATGGAGATAGGGGGGAAGAAGATCTGCTGAGGGTTCTTACCCATCCCTCCACTGAAAACCTCCCCGTCATCGCGATCGTCGAGGGCAGACCTGCAGATTGGAGTTCGTCCAGCTTGCGCAATGTCGCTGCTGTCATCTCTAAAGCATCGAATCCCCTTTCTTTGGCCGAGCAGATTGCAAGAGCATTGCACTGGCCCATGCCCGACTTCAACAATTGA
- a CDS encoding response regulator has product MIPKRILIVDDEEGILAVVRIGLKMTAGWEVLTATSGAEGLEMAKTEQPDAILLDVMMPDMDGIATFRQLQADPQTQKIPVILLTAKVRGGAPNGVSDLEAAGAIVKPFDALELAERITNILGWTP; this is encoded by the coding sequence ATGATCCCCAAACGCATCCTGATCGTCGATGACGAAGAGGGGATTCTTGCCGTCGTTCGAATTGGTCTCAAGATGACAGCGGGCTGGGAGGTGCTGACCGCAACGTCGGGAGCGGAAGGCCTTGAGATGGCTAAAACCGAACAGCCAGACGCCATTCTGCTAGATGTGATGATGCCCGATATGGACGGAATTGCTACCTTTAGGCAACTGCAAGCGGACCCTCAAACCCAGAAAATTCCCGTTATCTTGCTCACGGCTAAAGTTCGAGGCGGTGCTCCGAACGGTGTATCCGATCTGGAGGCTGCGGGGGCGATCGTCAAACCCTTCGATGCACTCGAGCTTGCCGAACGCATTACCAATATTCTGGGATGGACGCCATAA